One window of the Candidatus Jettenia sp. genome contains the following:
- a CDS encoding transporter produces the protein MRILAVVLLLSLFTARSVYAHGECCLSGSLSEATISGITLAPNFGISLQYEYTNMKTIRDGTNSISHNEVLEKKAEEWPMMSMDTKSFSIPTRMIMQKYTLLGVYSFTEKFQFLATVPYVKNDMNMRSITRNPMGMDMIMDMEMDTVEGLGDVTLMGLYTLYTDAPVLPTKRLTLGLGVKTPTGENDEKTDSGKLVHAVMQPGTGSWDPLLFVNYMRAFYPWVFQVNFLYQLTTEGDEGYEFGDKVSLDFVTRYQVTSYLSPGFELNGFYGAKDIDHDDKFSRPETSLLDNTDNTGLVSLSVTPSLQIRIPKTGGSLDLKFQKPIYQNVRGTQQVVDWRAIASVVWAF, from the coding sequence GTGAGAATTTTAGCTGTAGTTCTTTTGCTTTCCCTGTTTACCGCCAGGTCTGTTTATGCCCATGGTGAATGTTGTTTATCAGGTTCCCTTTCAGAAGCAACAATTTCCGGAATAACCCTTGCGCCGAATTTTGGAATTTCTCTTCAATATGAGTATACGAACATGAAGACTATACGAGATGGTACGAACAGTATAAGCCATAATGAAGTATTGGAGAAGAAGGCGGAAGAGTGGCCTATGATGTCTATGGACACAAAGAGTTTCTCCATTCCTACAAGGATGATTATGCAGAAGTATACCCTCCTGGGTGTCTATTCTTTCACAGAAAAGTTTCAGTTTCTTGCCACTGTTCCTTATGTCAAAAATGATATGAATATGAGATCAATAACAAGGAATCCTATGGGTATGGATATGATTATGGATATGGAGATGGATACGGTTGAAGGTCTTGGGGACGTGACCCTTATGGGGTTATATACCCTCTATACCGATGCGCCGGTTCTTCCGACAAAAAGGCTTACTTTAGGTTTAGGGGTAAAAACCCCTACAGGGGAAAATGATGAAAAGACAGATTCTGGTAAACTTGTCCATGCCGTAATGCAACCAGGAACCGGATCGTGGGATCCGCTGCTTTTTGTTAACTATATGCGCGCATTTTATCCGTGGGTATTTCAGGTTAACTTCCTGTATCAACTAACTACAGAAGGAGATGAAGGTTATGAGTTTGGAGATAAAGTATCGTTAGATTTTGTTACGAGGTATCAGGTTACCAGCTATTTAAGTCCCGGCTTTGAGTTGAACGGTTTCTATGGAGCAAAGGATATCGATCATGATGATAAGTTTTCAAGACCGGAGACATCTCTTTTAGACAATACCGATAACACAGGTCTTGTTTCTCTTTCTGTTACTCCTTCTCTTCAGATACGGATTCCGAAAACTGGTGGTAGTCTCGATCTCAAGTTTCAGAAGCCGATATACCAGAATGTCAGAGGCACTCAGCAAGTGGTAGACTGGAGGGCAATAGCATCAGTTGTATGGGCTTTCTAA